AAGGCCGAAAGCACACCCAGAATAGGGCTGCCAATAAGGTAAGAAAGACTTAGAAAAGCCTTCCCTTTAAAAAGCAAATCCAAGGATTGCAATGAGTAGGCCGAGAACGTCGTAAACCCACCGCACAAGCCCACCATAAGCCCCGTCAACAAAGCCTGCGACATCACACCTCGTTCGCCAAGGGCGTAAATGATCCCAGCCACAAAACATCCCGTAAGATTGATTGCAAAAGTATTTAAGGGGAACCCCGCCGATGAGGGCGCAAGCCAACGATCCACTCCATAGCGACCTAGAACTCCCAGTATCCCAAAAAAAATAACCAAAA
The sequence above is drawn from the Bdellovibrio sp. ArHS genome and encodes:
- a CDS encoding CrcB family protein, encoding MQILLVIFFGILGVLGRYGVDRWLAPSSAGFPLNTFAINLTGCFVAGIIYALGERGVMSQALLTGLMVGLCGGFTTFSAYSLQSLDLLFKGKAFLSLSYLIGSPILGVLSAFVAVMLTRRLI